The Chloroflexota bacterium nucleotide sequence TACAAAAGCACGTGATCGATCACGCTCCCGACTTGCTCGTGATCTCCTACGGCCTGAACGACGCTCGCGGCGGCACGCCGGCCGAGATGTTCCGCAGCGAGCTGACGGGCGTCATCGAGAAGGTGCGGGCGGGGTGCGATCCGTTGATCGTGCTGCCGGGGCCCTACTACATGACCGACTTCGGCCTCGGAGAGCACTTTCAGGAAGGCAGCCATGAGGTGTTCCAGACCTACAACCTCGTCACCGAGCAGGTCGCCCAGGCGACGAATTGCCTGTTCAGCGACGTTTACAACGCCTACGGCGGCGCGGCGTGGATGGTGCACTACGACGGCGTCCACGCCAACGACCTGGGGCACCGGCTGGTCGCGCACACCATTTTCCAGACGCTGGCGCAGACTTGCTCCGGATTGGCCATCCGCACCAAGCGCCTGGAGCGCACCGGCGAGCGCTGGCGCGACGAATCCACGCTGATGGCGGACTACGGCTACCAGGGTCGGCGGGCCATGCCGCTCGAAATCGACGACGATGCCTAGCGACGAGCCGCGCATGCGGGGCGTGTTCCCCGTCTTGCAGTCGCCGTTCGACGACGCCGACCGGCTCGATCTCGACGCGCTGGCGGCCGAGGTGGACTTCTGCCGGCGGGCGGGCGTCCACGGCGTCGTGTACCCCGCCATTGCCAGCGAGTTTCAATACCTGACGGACGACGAGCGCCGCGCCGGGGTCGAGGCGGTGGTCACGGCGGCCGCGGGCGCCGTTCCGGTCGTGGCCGGCGTCGCGTCGGCCAGCGGCGCGCAGGCGGCGGTCTACGCCGAGCATGCCGCCCAAGCCGGCGCGAGGGCCGTGATGGCGCTACCGCCGATCCTTTCACCCGGGAGCCCTGACGAGCTGCGGGCCTACTACGCGGGCATCGCTCGGGCGGCTCATTTGCCGCTGTTCGTGCAGCATTCGCAGGCCGGCATGGACGCCGAGTTCCTGGCGGGCCTGGTGCGCGACATCGATTCGGTGCACTACATCAAAGAGGAGATGCACCCGAGCGCGCACTACATCAGCGGCGTGCTGGAGGCGCTCCCGGCGGGTTCGGTGGGCGTGTTCGGCGGCTACTACGGTCGCTGGATGCTCTCGGAGCTGGCGCGCGGCGCGACGGGGTTCATGCCCGCCGCCGACACCGTGGACGTGCACGTGCAGGTCTGGGAGGCCTGGCAGCAGGGCGACAGGGCCGGCGCGCGCGAGATCTTCAATCGGCTTCTGCCGCTCATCAACCTGTCGGTGCTGCTGGAAACGCCGCTGCTGAAGGAAGTGCTGGTGCGGCGGGGCGTGTTCACCTCGACGCGAATGCGCCAGCCGGGCGCGCTCCAGCCCGACGAGCACGATCACGCGGAGTTGGACGCCATCCTGGAGAACCTGCAGCCGCTGCTGCGCGCCTGACGCCGGGCGCGGGCATCGGTCACAATGCCCCGCCCCCAGCCAGAGACCTCGCCATGAAGATCACCTCCGTCCAGGCCATCGTTCTCCGACTGCCCGACGTCACCACCGCCGCCGACGGCACGCAGGACACCTGCCTGATCCGCATCGAGACCGACGCCGGCATCACCGGCTGGGGCGAGGTGGATTCGGCGCCGACCGTGGTGCGCGCGGCCGTCGAAGCGCCGCTGTCGAACGGCATCACGCGCGGCCTGGCCAGCGCGCTGGAGGGATCCGATCCGCTGGCCATCGACGCCTGCATGCAGCGCATCTACGACCTCACGCAGTACTACACGCGCTACGGGGCGGGCGCCCACGCGGTGGCTGGAGTAAACATCGCGCTCTGGGACATCGCGGGCAAGGCCTACGGCCAGCCGATCTACCGGCTGTTCGGCGCGGCGCAGCGGCAGGTGCGGGCCTACGCGTCGGTGCTGTTCCAGGACACGCCCGCGGAAACTTACGAGCTGGCGGCGCGCCTGGCCGACCGGGGCTTCACGGCGGCGAAGTTTGGCTGGGGGCCGATGGGGCAGAGCGAGGCCAACGACATCGCCCTCGTCCGCGAGGCGCGGCGGGGCCTGGGCGAGGAAGTGGACCTGATGGTGGACGCGGGCCAGCCCTGGGACTGGCGCACGGCCCTGGTTCGCACCCGGCAATTCGCCGAGTTCCGCCCATTCTGGCTGGAGGAACCGCTGCACCCCGAGGACGTCGCCGGCTACGGCAAGCTCTCGGCGGTGAGCGAGATCCCGATCGCGGGCGGCGAGTCAGAGTCCCGCCTGCTCGATTTCGAGGAGTTGATCCTGGTGGGCGGGCTGGACTGGGTGCAGGCCGACCCGGGCCGCTGCGGCATTACCACCATGGTTGAGATTGGGCGCCTCGCGGCCCGCCATCAGCGCGGCTTCGTGAACCACACGTTCAAGACCGGAGTCTCGATCGCGGCCTCGCTGCACGTGCTGGCGGCGGTGCCGAATACGCAGGTGCTCGAATACGCCATGACCGAGTCGCCGATCCGCCACGAGCTGACCTACGAAGACTTCGAGCTCGACGCCGGATGGGTCGGCCCATCCGACGCACCCGGTCTCGGCGTGACCATCAACGAGGCGACGCTGGAGCGGTACGGGGTGGCTTAGCCGGGCAGACTATGCGCCGAGGCTTACTGATGCCAACGGCCGCCGCTCGTACTAACTTCGACCGGCGGCCGCCGGTGTCGGGACGACGCCGGCCAACCCACTCACTGACATTCGGCCTGCCATCGTCGCCTACCGTCGGCAAACATGCTGGCTGGTGCCGGCGAGCGCGTGGTGTCGCTCTTGATCAACCCGACGCATCACTCCCGCTCGCACACCGGAAGCGCGCGGTTGTCTTCGCTGCGGTAGTCAACCGCGTGCCATACGGTCCGCGGGATGCAGCCGGTCATGCGGTTGCCCCACAGCCCCAACCACGTCAAATCGGTCAGCCGGTTAAATTCCGGCGGGATTGCCCCCGTGAGTCGATTCGACGGGAGGCTGAGTTCCTGCAACTTGCCCAATTGCCCCAGTTCCGGCGGGATCGCCCCGGTCAACTGGTTGGAGGCGAGTTTGAGCTTCGTCAAGTTCGCCAACTGACCCAGTTCAGGCGGGATTGTCCCCGTCAGTTGGTTGGAGCTGAGGTTGAGCTCCGTCAAGCTCGCCAGTTGGCCCAGCTCCGGTGGAATCCCCCCCGTCAGTTCGAAGTTGTGGGAAAGGTCGAGCCTAGTCAAGTTTGCCAACTGGCCCAGTTCCGGCGGGATCGCTCCCGTCAGTTGGTTGAAGCCGAGGTCCAGCTCTGTCAGGTTCGCCAACTGGCCCAGTTGTGGTGGAATCGGTCCCCGCAATTCGTTCGAGGAGAGGTCGAGCCTGGTCAACTCCGTCAACTGGCCCGATTCCGGCGGGACCACCCCCGTCAGTCGGTTCGTTCTCAGATTCAGGATGCGGAGGCTGGTCAATCCCCCGAGTTCCGGTGGGATCCCCCCCGCCAGCCGTGGGTTCTCGGAGAGGTTGAGATCCTGAAGCTTGGCCAATTGCCCAAGCTCCGCCGGAATCTCACCAGTCAGCCGGTTGCCGGCGAGGTTCAGGGACTCCAAGGCCCCCAGGTCTCCGAGGCTTGGGGGAATCGAACCGAAGAGTCCCACCTTCTCCAAGCGCAACCCACGCACGCGAAGCGGCAAGCCCTTGGACGTCGAAGTCTCGATCACGACTCCCGCCCAGGAGGTGATCGGCAAACTGGGGTCCCAGCGGAATCGCGCATTCCCGGCGAGCACTGCAAGACTCCTGAGCAGCACCTCGCAGTCTTGGACGAGGCCGGGATTCGCATCGGGCCTGGGAACGACGACGCCCGCGGAGCAGTCGGCGGGGTCGCCGTGTGCTTTGTCTGGGAGGTGGAGATACCCTTCGTACAGGATGCGAGGGTCCCCGCCGTCGCGGTCCATCGTGACGAGAAAACGCTCTGGGCTGTGGATTGCGATTCGGGAGCCATCGGGCGACCAGGCAACCAATCCGGGAACGGGCCGCTCGTCCAGCGGCGGCGTCAACCAGCGATGCTTGGTCCCATCGGGACTGACGAGAAGGAGATAGGGCAAGTCGGATGTGAGGAGAATCTCCGATCCGTCCGGTGACCACTCGACCTGACGGATCCGGTCGAGTCGATTTCGGAAACTTAGGTCGATCGACTCGATCTGACGACCGCCGGCGTCGATTTCACCGGCGCCAATCACCAACCGTCGATCGGTGCCATCCGCATTCGCGGTGAACACCCCCCACTCGGATCCGACGGTTCCGCGAGCAGCCGCAAATGCGATGCGTTGCCCGTCGGGGGACCACGAAGGCCGCGGCGGGATCTCGCGGGGCCGCGGGGGCAGATCACCTATCCATGCCAAGGGAATCCGCCCAATCTCGCTCATCCGCCACTCAGGCACACTCACGGTATATAGAGTGAGCGGTTTTCTATACTTGTCGTCAACCTTATCTATTGTATAAAGCGCGATATGTTTACCGTCCGGCGACCAAATTGGCGGGGCGAAGGCGAATCCTTCACTCGTCAATGGCGCCGGCAATATACGGCGTGCAATCTCGTCTGAAGCGTTCCATACGTACAAGCTATCCGCAGCTGGAAACCACCGAGGCTCTTCCGCTGACAAGAAGACCATCCGAGTGCCATCTGGTGACCACACAGGATAGTGATCGACTCTCTGTTCGCTCTTGGTGATCCGTGTATTCGTAGTAATCCGGTGATAACCATTCTTGTCAAGTTCACCGAGCACAATCTCATAATTCGCTGATGGCAACGGCGGCTCGCTGGCAATTCTCGAATAGCTGCCCCCAGCCGCTACGTCTTGAAAATACTCGCAACTCGTATAGGCGATTCTATCGCCCGTCTCGGAGATGTCTGCGTAATGACCGTGCCCAAGAGAAACGCTTTCGAAGTTATGATCTACTGGAGTAGCGTCAAGTACGTGAAATATCTCTCCAGTCAAGTCATCTGCCAACCAGACCGAACCACTGGAACCAAATACAATACCGGGTCCAACACGCGACCAGCGTAGGAAATGCGACCAATCCTCAGGTAGGACTGAGTCGTCATAGCAACGATAGTGGACTGTACGAATCTCCGAATCGACATGGACGCTTCGTGTTTGTGCAGGCTGTGGGCGATGTTCCGTAGTCGGGCGCTCCGCAATCATGATGCCACTTGAATA carries:
- a CDS encoding mandelate racemase/muconate lactonizing enzyme family protein, whose product is MKITSVQAIVLRLPDVTTAADGTQDTCLIRIETDAGITGWGEVDSAPTVVRAAVEAPLSNGITRGLASALEGSDPLAIDACMQRIYDLTQYYTRYGAGAHAVAGVNIALWDIAGKAYGQPIYRLFGAAQRQVRAYASVLFQDTPAETYELAARLADRGFTAAKFGWGPMGQSEANDIALVREARRGLGEEVDLMVDAGQPWDWRTALVRTRQFAEFRPFWLEEPLHPEDVAGYGKLSAVSEIPIAGGESESRLLDFEELILVGGLDWVQADPGRCGITTMVEIGRLAARHQRGFVNHTFKTGVSIAASLHVLAAVPNTQVLEYAMTESPIRHELTYEDFELDAGWVGPSDAPGLGVTINEATLERYGVA
- a CDS encoding leucine-rich repeat domain-containing protein; translation: MTSEGFAFAPPIWSPDGKHIALYTIDKVDDKYRKPLTLYTVSVPEWRMSEIGRIPLAWIGDLPPRPREIPPRPSWSPDGQRIAFAAARGTVGSEWGVFTANADGTDRRLVIGAGEIDAGGRQIESIDLSFRNRLDRIRQVEWSPDGSEILLTSDLPYLLLVSPDGTKHRWLTPPLDERPVPGLVAWSPDGSRIAIHSPERFLVTMDRDGGDPRILYEGYLHLPDKAHGDPADCSAGVVVPRPDANPGLVQDCEVLLRSLAVLAGNARFRWDPSLPITSWAGVVIETSTSKGLPLRVRGLRLEKVGLFGSIPPSLGDLGALESLNLAGNRLTGEIPAELGQLAKLQDLNLSENPRLAGGIPPELGGLTSLRILNLRTNRLTGVVPPESGQLTELTRLDLSSNELRGPIPPQLGQLANLTELDLGFNQLTGAIPPELGQLANLTRLDLSHNFELTGGIPPELGQLASLTELNLSSNQLTGTIPPELGQLANLTKLKLASNQLTGAIPPELGQLGKLQELSLPSNRLTGAIPPEFNRLTDLTWLGLWGNRMTGCIPRTVWHAVDYRSEDNRALPVCERE
- a CDS encoding dihydrodipicolinate synthase family protein; protein product: MPSDEPRMRGVFPVLQSPFDDADRLDLDALAAEVDFCRRAGVHGVVYPAIASEFQYLTDDERRAGVEAVVTAAAGAVPVVAGVASASGAQAAVYAEHAAQAGARAVMALPPILSPGSPDELRAYYAGIARAAHLPLFVQHSQAGMDAEFLAGLVRDIDSVHYIKEEMHPSAHYISGVLEALPAGSVGVFGGYYGRWMLSELARGATGFMPAADTVDVHVQVWEAWQQGDRAGAREIFNRLLPLINLSVLLETPLLKEVLVRRGVFTSTRMRQPGALQPDEHDHAELDAILENLQPLLRA
- a CDS encoding SGNH/GDSL hydrolase family protein is translated as MSDTAPPRDWHPEPFRKLVTLGESTTAGGWSSVRERSWPHVLAALISDFQDEPVELVNTGIGANVISTRVPCYSYSGKPAANERVQKHVIDHAPDLLVISYGLNDARGGTPAEMFRSELTGVIEKVRAGCDPLIVLPGPYYMTDFGLGEHFQEGSHEVFQTYNLVTEQVAQATNCLFSDVYNAYGGAAWMVHYDGVHANDLGHRLVAHTIFQTLAQTCSGLAIRTKRLERTGERWRDESTLMADYGYQGRRAMPLEIDDDA